In bacterium, one DNA window encodes the following:
- the htpX gene encoding zinc metalloprotease HtpX has product MNGMKTLMLLTALTVLFVAIGYLLGGQGGMIIAFGFAVIMNFISYWFSHKIVLSMYRAQEVQETDAPRLYSMVRRLATQAGLPMPKVYIIPSGSPNAFATGRNPSNGVIAYTQGILDMLSEDELEGVTAHELAHIKNRDILTQTIAATIAGAIGMLASMAKWGAIFGGMGGRDDRDNGGGIIGLLVMAIVAPIAAMFVQMAISRTREYAADATGAQISGKPLSLANALRKLHAGAERRPMDANPATAHMFIVNPLSGRSMMSLFSTHPPVEERIARLEALVYQV; this is encoded by the coding sequence GTGAATGGCATGAAAACATTGATGCTTCTGACCGCGCTGACGGTGTTGTTTGTCGCCATCGGCTATCTGCTTGGCGGACAGGGCGGTATGATCATCGCCTTTGGATTCGCGGTGATCATGAACTTCATCTCGTATTGGTTCTCGCACAAGATCGTGCTGTCGATGTACCGGGCGCAGGAGGTGCAGGAGACCGACGCGCCGCGTCTGTACTCGATGGTCCGTCGTCTGGCGACCCAGGCGGGGTTGCCGATGCCGAAGGTGTATATCATTCCCAGCGGTTCGCCGAACGCTTTTGCCACCGGACGCAACCCCTCCAACGGCGTGATCGCCTACACACAGGGCATTCTCGACATGCTCTCCGAGGATGAGCTGGAGGGCGTGACCGCGCACGAGCTGGCGCACATCAAAAACCGCGACATCCTCACGCAGACCATCGCCGCCACGATCGCCGGGGCGATCGGCATGCTGGCCAGCATGGCCAAGTGGGGCGCGATCTTTGGCGGGATGGGCGGACGCGACGACCGTGACAACGGCGGCGGGATCATTGGCCTGCTGGTGATGGCGATTGTCGCGCCGATCGCGGCGATGTTTGTGCAGATGGCGATTTCGCGCACGCGCGAGTATGCCGCCGACGCCACCGGCGCGCAGATTTCCGGCAAACCGCTCTCGCTGGCCAACGCGCTGCGCAAGCTCCACGCCGGCGCCGAGCGCCGTCCGATGGACGCCAACCCGGCCACCGCGCACATGTTCATCGTCAATCCGCTCTCCGGGCGCTCGATGATGAGTCTGTTCTCGACCCATCCGCCGGTCGAGGAACGGATCGCCCGGCTCGAAGCGTTGGTGTACCAGGTCTAA